In Athalia rosae chromosome 6, iyAthRosa1.1, whole genome shotgun sequence, one DNA window encodes the following:
- the LOC105688599 gene encoding zinc finger protein 830 — MSLQNNKKKVTQNDLRRVMNEHKKKLTTVTRIESPIAKYTDSGQLICILCKSIVRNETVWNVHLNSKTHKENIALAKKSHTRAAAPPAVAVRSFKRSSSSGDGDSSNKKFKSILKNGSSLQSALPDDFFDNTTATSNNMRSTPKPDVSKQEASVELEINEDVKMKDTEEEKDPSVAPLPEGFFDDPIMDAKVRNVEYKDPIEEEWEKFQKEIKEEAAQSAQIIADDQEEATTERQLDEIEEQMRHWSRVLELERRKEQVQEQVERKSITVEEDVSSGDEAEFNEFLDWRAKKSYK, encoded by the exons ATGTCTCTGcaaaacaacaagaaaaaagtgaCTCAAAATGATTTGCGACGAGTAATGAATGAGCACAAGAAGAAGTTGACCACGGTAACGAGGATTGAATCACCAATAGCCAA ATATACAGATTCTGGTCAGCTAATCTGCATTCTCTGCAAGAGCATTGTACGCAACGAAACGGTGTGGAACGTTCATCTTAATTCAAAAACGCACAAGGAAAACATAGCATTGGCCAAAAAATCTCATACTCGAGCTGCAGCCCCTCCAGCAGTTGCTGTGCGTAGCTTTAAGCGATCTTCCTCTTCGGGAGATGGAGATTcctcgaacaaaaaattcaaaagcatTCTGAAAAATGGCTCCTCCTTACAATCTGCACTGCcagatgatttttttgacAATACTACTGCCACTTCAAATAATATGAGGTCCACACCCAAGCCTGATGTATCGAAACAAGAAGCATCAGTTGAACTAGAAATAAATGAGGATGTTAAAATGAAGGatacagaagaagaaaaagacccAAGCGTTGCTCCTCTACCAGAGGGGTTTTTTGATGACCCTATAATGGATGCTAAG GTCCGAAATGTTGAGTACAAAGACCCTATCGAAGAAGAGTGGGAAAAGTTCCAAAAGGAGATCAAAGAAGAGGCTGCACAGTCGGCGCAAATCATAGCTGACGACCAGGAGGAAGCAACAACCGAGAGACAGCTTGACGAAATTGAAGAACAGATGAGACACTGGTCCAG AGTTCTGGAGTTAGAGAGACGCAAGGAGCAGGTCCAGGAacaagtagaaagaaaaagtataacCGTAGAGGAGGATGTATCAAGTGGTGACGAAGCAGAGTTTAACGAGTTCTTGGATTGGCGAGCCAAGAAATCCTACAAATAA